The following are encoded in a window of Oncorhynchus keta strain PuntledgeMale-10-30-2019 chromosome 10, Oket_V2, whole genome shotgun sequence genomic DNA:
- the LOC118388665 gene encoding insulin-like growth factor-binding protein 3, which translates to MLLYPDLLALLFLQLALSSPWTLASRLPPLRGRSPSSKGLQGARAPNQRQQSGELSTTVLFLGEPCGVYTLSCARGLRCAPPLGDPSPLQALLQGRGVCGNASEPSPSESPQPKATHPTLTEVLEKAPCRRLLNTVLKGLEPVVFQSDRGDIYMPNCDKRGFFRKKQCRSSRGMHRGHCWCVNESGMPTSSHTSPEGTLICDNV; encoded by the exons ATGCTTCTGTACCCTGACCTTCTGGCCCTGCTCTTCCTCCAGCTTGCCCTCTCCAGCCCGTGGACGCTAGCCTCCCGGCTGCCCCCTCTCAGAGGAAGGAGTCCCTCCAGTAAGGGCTTACAGGGGGCTAGGGCCCCCAACCAGAGGCAACAGTCTGGGGAGCTCAGCACCACTGTCCTGTTCCTGGGGGAGCCCTGTGGGGTCTACACCCTGAGCTGTGCCCGAGGACTCCGCTGCGCCCCACCACTGGGAGACCCCAGCCCCCTCCAGGCCCTTCTGCAGGGCAGGGGAGTCTGTGGCAATGCCAGTGAACCCAGCCCTTCTGAGAGTCCCCAGCCAAAAG CCACACACCCGACACTGACTGAAGTCCTGGAGAAG gcTCCGTGTCGTAGGCTGCTGAACACTGTACTTAAAGGTCTTGAGCCCGTCGTCTTCCAGTCAGACCGTGGCGATATCTATATGCCCAACTGTGACAAGCGTGGTTTCTTCAGAAAGAAACAG TGTCGGTCGTCTCGGGGCATGCACCGCGGTCACTGCTGGTGTGTGAATGAGAGTGGCATGCCAACATCATCACACACAAGTCCAGAGGGCACCCTGATCTGTGACAATGTATGA